The following nucleotide sequence is from Centropristis striata isolate RG_2023a ecotype Rhode Island chromosome 7, C.striata_1.0, whole genome shotgun sequence.
CAGTGTAACAGTGGTAGGAGAAGCCAAGATGTTGGATGATTGAGCCAAGTGAGGTGGTGTAGATTGAAAAGAGaagggggcctagcactgatccttgaggcaTCCCAATGTAAAGCttttgtagtttggacacttctccctTTCAGGATACTTTAAAAGATCTCCCTGCTAGGTAGGACTCGAAACCATTGTCAGGCAGAACCTGAAATACCAAGCTAGTGTAGAGAGGAGGACATGGTGGTTAACAGTGTCAAAGGCTGCAGAGAGGCCCAGCAGatgaagccccgccccctggtgtgACCTCAGgtgaagccccgccccctgtgTGACCTCAGGTGTCGTGTTTCAGGTGATCGGGGCGGAGGACGAGGAGCAGCTGTTCAACGACCCAGCGCTCGtcatcaggaggaggagagtcgGTGAGAGACCTGAACCAGCCAATCACACGGCTCGTATCAGAGCATCAGgtactgacctctgacctttgacccctgcagGAGCCCTGCTGGACATGCTGCAGAGgacaggggtcaaaggtcacacgGCGTTCCTGGAAAGTCTGGAGCTCGATTATCCTGAACTCTACAGCCGGATCACCGGGAAGGAGCCCAACAAGACCTTCAGCATCCTGATaggtctgcctgtctgtctgaaacctgtctgtttgtctgtctgtctgaaacctgtctgtctgtcacctgtctgtctgtctgtctgtctatcagtCTAccacctgtctgcctgtctgtctgtctgtctgtctgtcacctgtctgtctgccaccCGTCTGTCTGTtcagctgtctctctgctcacctgtctatctgtctgccacctgtctgtctgctcacctgTGTGTCTGCTCAATtgtctgtctgctcacctgTCTCTTTGTCAGACACAGCAGGTGAGTCCGGTCTGACTCAGTTCCTGATGTCGGAGCTGAGCCGCCTGCAGAGGGCGCTGCAGGACGAGCGGCGGCAGCAGGCGTGCTCTGTTGCTAAGGAACAGGTGGGCAGGTTGGGAACATCAGCTCTCAGGTGACAGGTGTTTGCGTCTGGTTTGGTGGTTAAACGGTCGTGTCGTCTCAGGAGGTGTGGTCtaggcagcagcagctgagggACCGCGAGCTGAGGAAGCTGACTGAGCGCGTGCAGAAGCTTCGGGAGGAGCGCGAGCGGCTGAGCGAAGAGGCGAAGCAGCTCAGAGATCACAACTACAGTCTGATGGCCGACATCAACACGCTGGGACAGGAGAAGAGCGCCGCCCTGCTGGCCAACAGAGACCTGCAGATAGAGGTCAGCCACCCTCTGACATCACTATCTATCTGTTAATCCTGCTTGATCTGTACAACCTGCCTGATCTGTGCATCCTGCCTGATCTGatcaaaacattttgacaataaatgcaaaaaaatatttcattattaattttggtatttttttattcatttatttctacattttccttatttatttagttatttccacatttatttttacatttgcaaattcaaaaatgttttattcatgaatttaTTCATCTCTACTTATGATAgccagtaaaaaaataattctccaGAGATGATGAAGTAGCTCTCTTTTTAGAGTTGCACATGTGCAGAAAAGATTGGGCAGGTAGGATGGATCAGGTAGCGACACAGAAGACTGttctgacctgtgtgtgtgtgtgtgtgtgtgtgtgtgtgtgtgtgtgtgcaggtggagCGTCTGAAACACACTGTGCTGCGAGCTGAGAGTCAGACTCGCCTGCTGCGGCGGCGGACGATGCGTCCACTGCAGGAGGTGAAATGTTTCTGGTCATGTTCAAAGAATAACGTGtcacaaaacatacatttattttgtcacAAGGACGAGAAGAGAAACTTAAAGTTACATTcgtgttaaaatgttttctcagaGCAGGAGTCTGGCTCTGCCCACCGACACCTTCTTCACCCCAAACAGattggaggaggtgaaggaggagaagccggaggagaagaaggaggagaagaaggagggagtgaaggaggagaaacaggaggagaaaaaTTGTAAAGAGGGGACACAGCCACAGATGAGCGTCATCGCCAGTGTGTTGAGACTGAGGAGAGACCTCCACCgagcagaggagcagagagcCCAGGTGAGGTGGGAgtgattggttggttggatggatggttggatggttgatTGGATGGATGTTTGGTGGCTGGATGGTtgattggatggttggttggttggttggttggttggttggttggttggtggattggatggttggatggttggatggttggttggttggttggttggttggtggtttggatggttggatggttggttggttggatggttgattggatggttggttggttggttggttggttggttggtggattggatgattggttggttggttggtggattggatgattggttggttggttggttggctggttggatggttggatggttgattggatggctggttggttggccggttggttggttggatgatTAATTGGTTTGTtgattggatggttggttggttgattggatGGTTGACTGTTTGGATGGTTGGTTGATTGGAtggctggttggttggatggttaattggttggttgattggatggttggttggctggttggttgtttggatggatggttgattgcatggttggttggatggttgttCGGATAGTTGGTTGTTTGGAtggttagttggttggttggatggttggttggttgtttggttgtttgAATGGTCGGTCGGTCAGTTGGTCACCTCGGTGAACCTGGGTGTGTTTGTCTTCAGAgtgtggaggagaaggaggagctggagctgcTGTCCGCTCAGCTGAAGGGAGACGCCAGAATGTATCGCCAACGAAACAAGCAAACCCTCAGACAGCTGGAGGAGgtgatcagagagagagacaaggtgaggaggaggatgaggaggagcagaagtaGGAGGGGgaatatgttgtttatgtttatggtgatgatgtcatcaataTAATGGGCTCTGATTGGTGCTGCAGGCTCAGGCATCGCGGgcggagcagcaggaggaggtgcgGCTGCTCTTGCAGGAGAAGGATCAGTACAGGGAGCAGGTCAGACAGCTCACTGAGAAATCTGATAGGCTGGAGCTCCTCCTGCTGAGGTCACAGGGGGAGGAGCTTCAGCTGAGGACACGCCTTCGCAGACTCACCAACACCGACAAAGTGAGGAcgaggtgatgatgtcatgatgatgtcatgatgatatCACGATGATGTAATAATGaaggttctctctctctctcagtgtgagAGGAGTGTGAgtagcgaggaggaggagccagCAGAGCACGCCGCTAAAGGTAAGCCACCTGATGTCATGAGCCTGTTTTCATGTGACCTGATGTCACGCAACCCTACTTTCATGTGACCTGATGTCATGTGACCTGTCAGGCAGCAGTGAGGAGGTGTGCAGCGGGACGTCGGGTGAGAACGAGGAGGCGCAGCAGCGCGATGCTCCTGCAGGAGGCACCGATGAGTCTGGAGAGAAGTTCAAAACTGCTGCATCATTGGTAATTCACCTGAGGCTGCTGTCTGTTCAAATCCTGTTGTATAATCAGTAATCACTGATCTGTAATCAGTGATCACTGATCTATAACAAGTGATCTATTATCTATAATCAGTGATCTATAATCACTAATCTATAATCAGTAATCAGTTATCTATACTCAGTAATCTATAATCAGTAATCAGTGGTCTATAATCAGtgatctataatatataatcagTGATCTATAATCTGTTATCAGTGATCTATAATCAGTAATCTATAATCAGTTATCAGTGATCTATAATCAGTTATCAGTAATCAGTGATCTATAATCAGCTATCAGTAATCAGTGATCTATAATCAGTTATCAGTAATCAGTGATCTATAATCAGCTATCAGTAATCAGTGATCTATAATCAGTAATCAGTGATCTATGATCAGTTATCAGTCATTAGTGATCTATAATCAGTGATCAGTAATCAGTGATCTATAATCAGTTATCAGTGATCAGTAATCAGTGATCAGTGATCTATAATCAGTGACCAGTAATCAGTTATCTATAATCAGTTATCTATAATCAGTGATCTGTAATCAGTAATCTATAATCAGTGCTCTATAATCAGTAATCTATAATCAGTAATCAGTGATCTATAATCAATAATCAGTAATCTATAATCAGTTATCAGTAATCAGTGATCTATAATCAGTTATCAGTAATCAGTTATTTATAATCAGTGATCTATAATCAGTAAACAGTTATCAGTGATCAGTAATCAGTACCTGTCTCCCTGCAGGACAAGGAGTCAGACGGCTGTCTCACCCTCCGGAATCGACCGAATTTCTTCTACCGCAGGTCGGctcacattttattatttttaactccTAATAAAAATGTTCCTGCAGTGTTTCAGAGCTCCGTCTTATTTCCATGATGACAGGAAGCGGGCAGTCAGGACGAAGCTCAACTGTGTGGAGAACAAGCCCGATAACCTCGACGACAGCAGCGCCAGCGACATCACCGACTCTGACTGACGACGAGCcgctgtcaaaataaaagtttttatttgatgCTGTTTGGCTTCAGAAACATTCACAGAAGACGTTTCAGTGGGGCAGGTTCTAATGAAACAGTTCACACCAAAGGTGAAGGAAACTttatggaaaagaaaaaacttaTTTGGAGCAAGTTGAATATGTTCAACCTGAGACAGAAATTGACCTGACGGTTGTTCAGTGTATAGATCCTCTGccgcaccagactccattgaaaaaaacataattttaacagcagtgttctgaTGTTCCTAAGACATGACAAAGCATCATGTTGTTGTTACTTCAGCATCCTTTAGATCAGTtcattcacattaaatcacacataaatctctttattctcattGAATCACAGATAAACTTCAGGCAATAATTCTCTTCATGTTTGGTGTGAACATGTTtccacagaaaataaaacatactaaaaTAACAGTCAGTCACTGATGGTGAAACTGTTTctaaatattgatattgttTCTCAGCTTcgatcattttaaatgttttcattctttTCTGTCCGAACTGTTTCACAGCCTCAATAAAAACTCATATGATGTTTTCATAATGTTGCTTctataaatcaaatataaattCACAACATATAAGGTCACAATATGTGATCCCATATACAAATTCATCATGtagatatttttaatatttgtaaatatacacattttcatGTGTATTTCATAAATGTTATGAACGTGTTGTTGATGTGTCCAGAGGGAGTAGATGTgtgataataatatatatgtggCCATATATGGTGGTCATATATCTCATATATTAGAGGTCCGTATGACCatgaaaatagataaataaatgtagaaataaatataaaaaataagtaaataaattatgGAAATGTCAAAATCAATttggaaaaaatgttaaaaaaacaaatacacccCCGCAGaaatacctaaataaataatgaaataaatgtcaaaactaTATAGAATTTACTTTTTCCCCTCTACATTTAATAATGAAttagtctatttatttatttatttatttatttctgcccTCAGGTCATTATTCTCTCAGCAGTCTGCAGGTTTACGGGTTTTCTCTGCGGACGCTGAACGTCTCAGCGCGTTCGGCTCGCTTGTTGTCATGGTAACGGAGAGACACGCACACAGAGAGCCGGTACCGACAGTTAACGTGTTAACGGTGGTTATACTCACGGAAAAGAGTCAAAAAGAGACTTAAAACCCCGCGAAGCTTGGAGAGAAACATCCTGTCAGCTCCATCTCCGGGTAACAGAACCGGCACCTGCCTTCAGCTGCCCTTAGCCCCCGTTAGCTGCCGTTAGCTCCCGGTGTCATGTGTGAGAGCAGGACTGTACCGAGCGGGAAGGTTTACCGGCAGCTGTTTGACGCTCAGGTGAGTCTCCAGCTGGATATAAACCGGGTATAACCCGGTCAGAGACCTGGGAAGTCAACATCTTGTTTAAAGTTTCTTTTCAATTTCTCTGAaatcaaatcacatgaaataaGACGCGAGCACAGTAACTAACTTTACtcactaactaactaaataactaaataactacATTTATTAACTTCACTAACTAAATTTACTAACTAACTTCactaactaaataactaaatgtaTTAACTTCACTAACTAAATTTACTAACTAACTTCACTAACTAAATTTACTAACTAACTTCACTAACTAAATTTACTAACTAACTTCactaactaaataactaaatgtaTTAACTTCACTAACTAAATTTACTAACTAACTTCactaactaaataactaaatgtaTTAACTTCACTAACTAAATTTACTAACTAACTTCACTAACTAAATTTACTAACTAACTTCactaactaaataactaaatgtaTTAACTTCACTAACTAAATTTACTAACTAACTTCACTAACTAAATTTACTAACTAACTTCACTAACTAAATTTACTAACTAACTTCactaactaaataactaaatttaTTAACTTCACTAACTAAATTTACTAACTAACTTCactaactaaataactaaatgtaTTAACTTCACTAACTAAATTTACTAACTAACTTCACTAACTAAATTTACTAACTAACTTCACTAACTAAACTAAATTTATTAACTTCACTAACTAAATTTACTAACTAACTTCactaactaaataactaaatttaTTAACTTCactaactaaataactaaatgtgTTAACTTCACTAACTAAatttactaactaactaaatttaATAACTTTACTACCAAACATTACTGGCTaaactaactttactaactAACTTTACTAACTGACTAAATTTAATAACTAACTTCACTAACTAACTTACTTTACTAACGTTACTAGCTAAAGTAACTTTACTAACTAACTTTACTGAC
It contains:
- the card9 gene encoding caspase recruitment domain-containing protein 9, with protein sequence MEVCEDDLCWLQLEDFRMLLIKTIEPSKITPYLRQCQVIGAEDEEQLFNDPALVIRRRRVGALLDMLQRTGVKGHTAFLESLELDYPELYSRITGKEPNKTFSILIDTAGESGLTQFLMSELSRLQRALQDERRQQACSVAKEQEVWSRQQQLRDRELRKLTERVQKLREERERLSEEAKQLRDHNYSLMADINTLGQEKSAALLANRDLQIEVERLKHTVLRAESQTRLLRRRTMRPLQESRSLALPTDTFFTPNRLEEVKEEKPEEKKEEKKEGVKEEKQEEKNCKEGTQPQMSVIASVLRLRRDLHRAEEQRAQSVEEKEELELLSAQLKGDARMYRQRNKQTLRQLEEVIRERDKAQASRAEQQEEVRLLLQEKDQYREQVRQLTEKSDRLELLLLRSQGEELQLRTRLRRLTNTDKCERSVSSEEEEPAEHAAKGSSEEVCSGTSGENEEAQQRDAPAGGTDESGEKFKTAASLDKESDGCLTLRNRPNFFYRRKRAVRTKLNCVENKPDNLDDSSASDITDSD